From the genome of Arthrobacter sp. SLBN-122:
TCACCAGCAGCCAGGCCATGGCCGAGGCGTAGCCCATCCGGAAATCGCTGAAGCCCCGCAGGTACAGGTAGAGGGTGTAGAAGAGGGTGGAGCCGGCGGGGCCGCCTTCACCGTTGGAAATAATGTAGGCCGATGCGAAGATCTGGAATGCGTGGATGGTCTCCATCAGCAGGTTGAAGAAGATCACCGGGGAGAGCATGGGCCAGGTGATGTTGAAGAACTTCCGCACCGGGCCGGCGCCGTCCATCGAGGCTGCCTCATAGAGATCAACGGGGATCTGCTTGAGGCCGGCCAGGAAGATCACCATCGGGGCACCGAACTGCCACACCGTCAGCAGGATGAACATCGGCATGGTCATTGCGGGGTTGCCCACCCAGCCGCCCAGGTTGATCCCGAAGAAGGACAGGCCCTGGTCCACCGGGCCGCTGTCGCCGAACATCGCTTTCCAGACGATGGCGATGGAGACGGATGCACCGATCAGCGACGGGGCGTAGAAGGCGGAGCGGTAGAAGCCCTGGCCACGGCGCTTGCTGTTCAGCAGCATGGCCACCGCCAGCGCCGCCGCGAGTTTCAGCGGCGTACCGAACACCACGTAGCCCACGGTCACGCCAACGGACTGCAGGAAGCGCTCGTCCTGGAACAGGGTGGTGTAGTTGTCCAGGCCGATCCACTTTGGCGGCTCGAACAGGTTGTAGTTGGTGAAGGACAGGTAGAGCGAGGAGATCATTGGCCCAACCGTGAGGGCAATGAATCCCAGCAGCCAGGGCAGCAGGAAGGTGTAGCCGGCACGGGCATCCGCGCCCCGCCGCCGCGACTTGCGCGGCAGCGGGGATCCGGACGACGCCGAACGCCTGCTCAGGGTTGGGCTTTGAGTCACGAGGTCATTCCGTCAGTCGTGAACGCTTGATGAGGCAATGTGCCTGATCAGCCGTTCTGCTTGATGAGGTCTTCGGCTTCCTTGAACCAGGCATCGGTGGCACCGTCGATGGTGAGCTTGCCGTAGTTCAGGTCCGAGGCGATGCGCTTGAAGGAGGCTTCGAGCGTGCCGAAACCGACGATGGGCGGCTCAGGGGCGTCCTTGAGGTACTTTTCAATGGACTTTTCGTAATCCACCACCAGCTTGTCCGTGCCTTCGAACGTGGTGCCGTCACGCTGGGTCTTGGAGGCGGGGACGCCGCGGGAGGTCTTGAAAATCTGGCCCACCTCCGGGTCGTTGACCATAAAGTCAATGAACCGGGCAGCAGCGTCCTTGTACTTGGTCTTCGCACTGGCCACCATCAGCATGGAAGGCTTGAGGAACAGGCCAAGATTGTTCGGATCGTCGGACGGAACCGGCACCAGCTTGAGTTCCTTGGCGCCGCTGTCGCCCAGGTAGCCGGCCATGAAGTTGTCCCAGGTGACTTCCGTGGCAGTGGCGTTGGAGCCGAACGGCGACTTCGGAGCCAGCTGCGTCACGCGGTCCTCGGGAATGATGGCACCTGTACCCCGCAGGTTCGCGGGAAGGTTCCACCACTTCTTCAGGTCGTCCTTGCTGAAGCCCAGCTTGCCGTCAGAGGTGAAGGCCTCGATCTTGTTCTGGCGCAGCCAGATGTTGAACATCCACCAGACGCCGGTGTAGTCGGTGCCGCCGTAGAGGGCGCCGTTGCTCTTGGTTCCCACCTGGGTAAGGAAGTCGTTGAATTCCTTGTAGGTCCATTTGCCGGTCGGCTCCGCGATGCCCAACGGGGCCAGCTTTGCGGGGTCATAGTAAACGGCGAAGGCGTTGGTGCTGGTGGGGATGCCGTAGGTCTTGCCCTTGATCTGGCCCGACGGCAGGAGGGACTTGTCAAAGGCGGATGTATCGATCTTGACGGTGCTGAGGTCCAGGAGCTGGTTGCGCTGGCCGTAGTCGCGCAGGTAGGACAGGTCCCACTGCATGACGTCCGGCAGGCCACCGCCGGCAGCCTCGGTGGCACGCTTCTGCCAGTAGCCGGCGAAGTCGGTGAAGTTGCCGTTGACCTTGATGTCCGGGTTCTTGGATTCGAACAGCTCGATGGCCTTGCGGGTGCGCGTCGCGCGGTCGTCGTTGCCCCACCAGGTGTAGTTGATGGTGACGGGTTTCTCAGCGGATCCGGTCTGGCCGGAAGAGCTGGATCCGTTGCCGCACGCCGACAGCGCTGCGGCGGATGCGGTGCCGATGGCCACGGTAGTGAGGAAATGCCTTCTGTTGATCACGGGAGCCTCCTTGCTCGATGAGTGCTTTGCCATTTCTCGGCCTACAACGTGAGTAGTGAGCTGGCTTACACGGCTTCTGAAACGATACAATATCTTCATTCCCGAAATTGGGCAAGCGTTTTCCAAAGGTCTGATGTCAGATCGGGTTTTCGCCCCAAACAGACAAAGGAGTCCCATGACAGAGCAGGAAACCACCGGGCCGTCGAGCATCTGGACCAAGATCCAGGGCATCGGTTTCGGTGGTGACTACAACCCTGAACAGTGGCCGGCCAGCGTCCGTTTGGAGGACCTGGAACTTATGCAGGAAGCGGGGGTGAATTTCCTCAGCGTGGGGATCTTCTCCTGGGCGCTGCTGGAACCCTCCGAAGGGCACTACGACTTCGGGTGGCTGGACGAGGTGATGGACAACCTGGCCGGCATCGGGGTGAAGGTGGCCCTGGCCACCGCCACCGCCGCTCCCCCCGCCTGGCTGGTCCGGAAGCATCCGGAAATCCTGCCGGTCACGGCTGACGGAACTGTGCTGGGCCCGGGCTCGCGGCGGCACTACACGCCGTCGTCGGCCGTTTACCGCCGCTACGCCACCGGGATAACGCGCGCCCTCGCGGAACGGTACAAGGACCATCCGGCCCTGGCACTGTGGCATGTGGACAACGAACTGGGCTGCCACGTCTCCGAGTTCTACGGGGACGACGACGCCGCTGCCTTCCGCGCCTGGCTGGAGCGCCGGTACGGGAGCATCGATGCGCTCAACGCTTCCTGGGGGACGGCATTCTGGTCCCAGAACTACGGCTCCTTTGAGGAGATCCTGCCGCCTTCCGTTGCGCCGTCCACCCTGAACCCGGGCCAGCAGCTGGATTTCCAGCGGTTCAACTCCTGGGCGCTGATGGACTACTACCGGGAGCTCGTGGCTGTCCTGCGCGAAGTCACCCCGGACATCCCCTGTACCACCAACCTGATGGCATCCAGCGCCACCAAGTCCATGGACTACTTCGACTGGGCCAAGGACCTGGACGTCATCGCCAATGACCACTACCTGGTGGCTGCCGACCCCGAACGGCAGATCGAACTCGCGTTCAGCGCGGACCTCACCCGGGGGATTGCGGGCGGTGACCCGTGGATCCTGATGGAGCATTCGACGTCGGCCGTTAACTGGCAGCCGCGCAACCAGCCCAAGATGCCCGGCGAGATGCTGCGGAATTCGCTGGCCCACGTGGCCCGCGGGGCCGACGCCGTGATGTTCTTCCAGTGGCGGCAGAGCTTTGCCGGGTCCGAGAAGTTCCATTCGGCCATGGTGCCGCACGGCGGACGCAACGCGCGCGTGTGGCGTGAGGTGGTGGAGCTTGGGGCTGCGCTGAAACGGCTTGAGCCCGTGCGCGCTTCGCGGGTCCAGTCCCGGGCTGCCATTGTCTTTGACTACGAGGCCTGGTGGGCCAGCGAGATCGACTCCAAGCCCAGCATCGACGTGAAGTACCTGGACCTGATGCGGGCCTTCCACCGGGCACTGTTCCTCCGCGGGATTTCCGTGGACCTGGTTCATCCCTCCGCTTCACTGGAGGGGTATGACCTGGTCCTGGTGTGCACGCTGTACTCGGTGGCTGACGATGCCGCGGCCAACATTGCCGCAGCCGCCTCCGCCGGTGCCACGGTGCTGGTGAGCTACTTCAGCGGCATCGTGGACGAGAAGGACCATGTGCGGCTGGGCGGCTATCCCGGCGCCTTCCGCGAGCTCTTGGGGGTGCGGGTTGAGGAGTTCCATCCCCTCCTTGCCGGTTCGCAGCTGAAGCTGAGCGACGGCACGGTGTCTTCGATCTGGAGCGAGGACCTCCACCTGGCCGGTGCGGAGGCAATGCAGTCCTTTACCGGGTACCCGCTGGAGGGAGTCCCTGCCCTCACCCGCCGCGCCGTGGGCTCGGGGGCGGCCTGGTACCTGGCCACCTTCCCCGACCGGGACGGGATTGATGCTGTCCTGGACAAACTGCTGGCCGAGTCCGGCGTCTCCCCCGCCGCGGCTGCCGATCCCGGCGTGGAGCTGGTGCGCCGGCTTTCCTCCGACGGGCAGAGCTACCTGTTCGCGATCAACCACACCCGTTCGGACGCTTCGGTGTCGGCCACCGGCACCGACCTGCTGACCGGCGGGACATTCTCCGGGACCGTTCCGTCCGGCGGTGTTGCGGTTATCGCGGAGGCATAGGCGTCCGGGCGCGCCGGCTGGTTCAGCGCCCCCTTGCCCTGCGTCTGACGGAAACGCGTACGACGGCGGCACCCCCTTGGGTGCCGCCGTCTCGGTGGCGAAGCGGGCCGCACGCGCGGCCACCGAACGGAGTGTGAGCCTGCGCCCGGCACAGGACACCATGACCTACCTGACCGCGCTGCTACCCGTCGCCCAAGGGGTGGCCGCCTACGCCGCCCTCAGCAAGGATGCCGACACGGCACGCCCGGCCGGTGATGAGAGGTCGCGGGGGCAGGTCATGGCCGACACCCTCGTTGAACGCGTTACCGGTACCCCGGGCGGGATCAGCGGGGTTCAGATCCAGCTCGTCATGACCGACCGCATGCTCCTCCAGGCCGATACCGAACCCGCCCGGGTCCCCGGCTACGGCATCATCCCCGCAGCAGTCGCCCGGGACATCGCACTCACCCCTGCAACCACCAAACCCGGTTCCCCCGCCACTGATGACACCGCCGAACACCCCGCCGACACGGCCGACAATGGCGGCCGGCGTGACCTGGACGTGTGGGTCCGCCGCCTCTTCGCCGCCCCTGGTAGCGGGGAGATGGTGGCGATGGACTCCAAGGCAAGGTTCTTTCCGGGCGGGTTAAAACGCTTCCTCCAGGTCCGGGACGATACCTGCCGCACGCCGTACTGCGACGCCCCCATCCGCCACCACGACCACATCGCCGCGTGGCACGACGGCGGCCCCACGAGCGCCAGTAACGGACAGGGGCTCTGCGAAGCCTGCAACCACACCGAAGAAACACCCGGCTGGACCGCAAAAGCAGTCCCCGGCCCGCGGCACACGGTAGCGACCTGCACCCCAACCGGCCACACCTACCACTCCACCGCACCACCACTGCCCGGCAGCGGCATGGGTAAGCGGCTCAAGGAACAGCTTCTGCACGGGGCGTCCTCCCTACCCTGCCCTCCGGACGTGCCCTTTCCATCCAGGTCCTGGGGCGGATAGTGCCCGCCGAACCGGTCGGACGGGCTTCTGAACCGGAACGACGACATAACGAACCTCGGACCAGGCGAAGGGAACGCGCCGCTCCATAGAAGCCATGCCTTGGAACGCGGCTGCTCCATTCCATTACCCCGCCAGGTCAGCCTGACAACTGCGCCTTAAACAGCTCCGCCCCGGAAGGAACATTGGTTCCTTCCGGGGCAGAGCTGCCACCCGCCGTCGGACGTCTGTGATGAGGAGGCACCATAGAGACGGTCCGGAGCCGTGTTGGCGGGGTGAGGACTATTTGCTGATGGCGGACTTCATCTCGTCGGTGGCTTTCTTGCCTGCATCTTCTGGAGAGAGCCGTTCGAACAGGACTTCGGAGGTGTACCGCTTGATGATTTCCTGGATGGCTCCTGCACCCTTCGGGGGCGGTGCCGGTGCCTCGCCAAGCTCATCCTTGATCTGGTCGATGAACTTGACCACCTTGACGTCGGCCGGAGTCAGCTTCGGCTGGATTGCGGCCCGGACCTCCGAGTTGGGGTAGACACCGCGGTCAGCGAGGAGGGCCTCTCCGGCTTTGACGTTGTTGGTCAGGAAGTTGATGAACTTCGCCGTTTCCTGCGGGTGCTTGGTGCGCGAGGAGGCGGACCAGAACTGTGAGGCCTTGTACCAAAGGCCCGCATCATCAGCAGAGCCGGTCTTGGTGGGGAACCGCAGGATCTTCAGGTCCCCGCCGCTTGCCTTCTCCAGTGCCGGGGCCTGGTTGGACCACCAGAAGGCCATGCCGTTCTTGCCCGTGGCCAGTCCGCTCTGGTCAAGGGGGGCAGCCTCGGCTTCCACCACCTCGGACGCGGACGGCACCGCCTTGTTCTGGCTCAGCTGCTTCAGGAAGGCCCACCATTCGGCGATGTCGCCCGGCTCGAAGCCCAGCTTGCCGTCGGAGGTGTACAGCGACTTGCCGTTCTGCCGGAGCCAAACCCCCAGGGAAGCCTCATCAGTTCCGTACGCTGCAGCGCCATAGGTTCCCTTGGGCGACTTGGCGGTGATTTCTGCGGCGATGCGGCCAAAGTCGTCCCACGTCCACTTGGTGTCGTCCGGGAGCGGCACTCCGGCTGCCTGGAAGACGGCGGGGTTGGCCAGGATGGTGGCGGCGTTGATGCCTGCGGCGATCCCGGTCAGTCCCTTCTCGCTCTTACCGGCGTTCAGCGCCGCTTCGTCCAGTTTGGAAGTGTCGATGTCGTACTTGGACAGGTCAAGAAGGGCACCCCGGCTGGAGTACTCCGTGATGTACTTCTCATCCATCTGGATGACGTCCGGGGCATCATTGGCCGCTACCTGGGTGGCCAGCTTGTCCCAGTAACCGCTCCAGTCGCCGAACTCGGGCTTGACCTTGATCTTCGGGTTTTCGGCTTCGAACTGCTTGATGGCCTCCTGGGTCAGCTGGGCGCGCTTGTCGCCGCCCCACCAGGAAAAGCGAAGCTCCACGGTGCCATCGGCGTTCTGCGGGGCTGCTCCCCCGCCACAGGCGCTAAGGGCCATAACGGCGGCGACTGCGGCGGCAACCGCGCCGGCCTTACGGGTTCGGCCCAAACGGGGTGGGTGGCTGGTGCCTGATGCGGGTGCCCCTGCAGGCTGCTTGGCAGCAGACGCAGGACGGGGGAAAAGCGGCACTGTGTACTCCGATCTTCGTTGATCCAGGTGCGGGTTGATGTGGGGACGGCGGCTGACTTCAGCGGAAGTCTGGCCGAAAGCCGTGAAAGCGCTTTCTGGTCCTAATGCTATAAGTTGCTCACTTGTATTACAAGACGGTGCTGCCATGAATATTGAGCGATTGGTGCACCGGAAAACCAAGACGAACGGCCCGCCGCTCGGACAGGCCGTTCGTCTTTGAGGTTTGCGCCCGGCTTATGAGATGCCCGGGGTTATTTGATGCCCGTGGTGGCGATGCCCTTGATGAGGAACCGCTGGCCGAAGAGGAAGACCAGGAAGACCGGCAGCAGGGACACGATGGACATGGCGAACAGCGAGCCCCAGCTCGTGGCCGACTGTGAATCCACGAACGCCCGCAACGCCACCGGAACGGTGAACATATCCGGGTCCGTGAGGTAGATCAGGGCGCCGAAGAAGTCGTTCCAGGTCCAGATGAAGGTGAAGATGGTGGTGGTGGCCAGGGCCGGCACCATCAGCGGCAGGATGACCCGCAGGAAGATCCGTGGATGGCCGGCACCATCAATTCGCGCCGCCTCATCCAGCTCCTTGGGGATGCCGCGGATAAATTGCACCATGAGGAAGACGAAGAACGCGTCCGTGGCCAGCAGTTTGGGCACCAGCAGTGGCCAGAAGGTATTAACCCAGCCGATCTGCGAGAACAGGATGTACTGCGGAACGATGACCACGTGGAACGGCAGCATGATGGTCAGCAGCATGATGCCGAAGAACAGCTTCTTACCCGTGAACTGGAGCCTGGCGAAGGCGTAGGCGGCCATGGAGCAGGAAACGAGGTTCCCCAGGATGGAGCCGATCACCACGATGGCCGAGTTCAACATGTAGTGGCCAAAGGGGTGCGTCAGCGCTGACCAGCCGGAGGTGTAGTTGCTCATTTCCAGGCTGTTGAGCCAGAGTCCCGGCTCGCGGAAGATCAGCTCATTGGGACGCAGGGAGGACACCACCATCCACAGGAGCGGGTAGATCATCAGCCCGCCGGCCAGGATCAGGATGCCATGCTTCATCAGCGATTTACCGCGCTGGGCCCGGCTGAAGGCCAGCGTTCCACGGGACTCGCGGACCCGGCGCTTGCGGTTCTTAGGCTTGCCGTCGCCCGCGGACTTCTTGTCCGGGGTGGGCAGCGTCTCAAGCTTAGTCGTCATAGAAAACCCAATACTTAGAAGCGATGAAGTTGATGGCGGTGAACACGCCGATGATGAGCAGCAACACCCACGCCATGGCGGACGCGTAGCCCATGTCGAACTGGCCAAAACCCTTTTGGTAGAGGTACAGCGTGAAGAACATGGTGGAGTCCGAAGGCCCGCCGTTGCCGCCGGAGACGATGAACGCCTGCGTGAACGACTGGAAGGAACCGATGATCTGCAGCACCAGGTTGAAGAAGATGATGGGGCTCAGCATGGGCAGGGTGATCTGCCGGAACTGCTGAAGCGTCGATGCGCCATCCACCCTGGCGGCCTCGTAGTACATGTTGGGGATCTGCCGCAGGCCTGCCAGGAAGATGATCATGGGGGCACCGAAGGTCCAGACGTGCAGCAGGATGATCGAGCCCAAAGCCGTACTGGGGTCCGAGATCC
Proteins encoded in this window:
- a CDS encoding carbohydrate ABC transporter permease, with amino-acid sequence MTQSPTLSRRSASSGSPLPRKSRRRGADARAGYTFLLPWLLGFIALTVGPMISSLYLSFTNYNLFEPPKWIGLDNYTTLFQDERFLQSVGVTVGYVVFGTPLKLAAALAVAMLLNSKRRGQGFYRSAFYAPSLIGASVSIAIVWKAMFGDSGPVDQGLSFFGINLGGWVGNPAMTMPMFILLTVWQFGAPMVIFLAGLKQIPVDLYEAASMDGAGPVRKFFNITWPMLSPVIFFNLLMETIHAFQIFASAYIISNGEGGPAGSTLFYTLYLYLRGFSDFRMGYASAMAWLLVIVVGIITLIFFRTSKSWVHYSGDAK
- a CDS encoding ABC transporter substrate-binding protein, giving the protein MINRRHFLTTVAIGTASAAALSACGNGSSSSGQTGSAEKPVTINYTWWGNDDRATRTRKAIELFESKNPDIKVNGNFTDFAGYWQKRATEAAGGGLPDVMQWDLSYLRDYGQRNQLLDLSTVKIDTSAFDKSLLPSGQIKGKTYGIPTSTNAFAVYYDPAKLAPLGIAEPTGKWTYKEFNDFLTQVGTKSNGALYGGTDYTGVWWMFNIWLRQNKIEAFTSDGKLGFSKDDLKKWWNLPANLRGTGAIIPEDRVTQLAPKSPFGSNATATEVTWDNFMAGYLGDSGAKELKLVPVPSDDPNNLGLFLKPSMLMVASAKTKYKDAAARFIDFMVNDPEVGQIFKTSRGVPASKTQRDGTTFEGTDKLVVDYEKSIEKYLKDAPEPPIVGFGTLEASFKRIASDLNYGKLTIDGATDAWFKEAEDLIKQNG
- a CDS encoding beta-galactosidase → MTEQETTGPSSIWTKIQGIGFGGDYNPEQWPASVRLEDLELMQEAGVNFLSVGIFSWALLEPSEGHYDFGWLDEVMDNLAGIGVKVALATATAAPPAWLVRKHPEILPVTADGTVLGPGSRRHYTPSSAVYRRYATGITRALAERYKDHPALALWHVDNELGCHVSEFYGDDDAAAFRAWLERRYGSIDALNASWGTAFWSQNYGSFEEILPPSVAPSTLNPGQQLDFQRFNSWALMDYYRELVAVLREVTPDIPCTTNLMASSATKSMDYFDWAKDLDVIANDHYLVAADPERQIELAFSADLTRGIAGGDPWILMEHSTSAVNWQPRNQPKMPGEMLRNSLAHVARGADAVMFFQWRQSFAGSEKFHSAMVPHGGRNARVWREVVELGAALKRLEPVRASRVQSRAAIVFDYEAWWASEIDSKPSIDVKYLDLMRAFHRALFLRGISVDLVHPSASLEGYDLVLVCTLYSVADDAAANIAAAASAGATVLVSYFSGIVDEKDHVRLGGYPGAFRELLGVRVEEFHPLLAGSQLKLSDGTVSSIWSEDLHLAGAEAMQSFTGYPLEGVPALTRRAVGSGAAWYLATFPDRDGIDAVLDKLLAESGVSPAAAADPGVELVRRLSSDGQSYLFAINHTRSDASVSATGTDLLTGGTFSGTVPSGGVAVIAEA
- a CDS encoding ABC transporter substrate-binding protein, yielding MPLFPRPASAAKQPAGAPASGTSHPPRLGRTRKAGAVAAAVAAVMALSACGGGAAPQNADGTVELRFSWWGGDKRAQLTQEAIKQFEAENPKIKVKPEFGDWSGYWDKLATQVAANDAPDVIQMDEKYITEYSSRGALLDLSKYDIDTSKLDEAALNAGKSEKGLTGIAAGINAATILANPAVFQAAGVPLPDDTKWTWDDFGRIAAEITAKSPKGTYGAAAYGTDEASLGVWLRQNGKSLYTSDGKLGFEPGDIAEWWAFLKQLSQNKAVPSASEVVEAEAAPLDQSGLATGKNGMAFWWSNQAPALEKASGGDLKILRFPTKTGSADDAGLWYKASQFWSASSRTKHPQETAKFINFLTNNVKAGEALLADRGVYPNSEVRAAIQPKLTPADVKVVKFIDQIKDELGEAPAPPPKGAGAIQEIIKRYTSEVLFERLSPEDAGKKATDEMKSAISK
- a CDS encoding carbohydrate ABC transporter permease — protein: MTTKLETLPTPDKKSAGDGKPKNRKRRVRESRGTLAFSRAQRGKSLMKHGILILAGGLMIYPLLWMVVSSLRPNELIFREPGLWLNSLEMSNYTSGWSALTHPFGHYMLNSAIVVIGSILGNLVSCSMAAYAFARLQFTGKKLFFGIMLLTIMLPFHVVIVPQYILFSQIGWVNTFWPLLVPKLLATDAFFVFLMVQFIRGIPKELDEAARIDGAGHPRIFLRVILPLMVPALATTTIFTFIWTWNDFFGALIYLTDPDMFTVPVALRAFVDSQSATSWGSLFAMSIVSLLPVFLVFLFGQRFLIKGIATTGIK